One genomic window of Pempheris klunzingeri isolate RE-2024b chromosome 12, fPemKlu1.hap1, whole genome shotgun sequence includes the following:
- the LOC139210915 gene encoding E3 ubiquitin-protein ligase RNF166, producing the protein MMAMFRSFVSAGAQLRQQQPQQQQQQQQPSGGSGPLAAPAEGIESQFSCPICLEVYHKPVSIASCAHTFCGECLQPCLQVTSPLCPLCRVPFEPKKVERSSSVDKQLASYKAPCRGCSKKVALVKMRSHIASCSKVQEQIANCPKFVPVVPTSQPIPSNIPNRSTFVCPFCGARNLDQQELVKHCMENHRNDPNKVVCPVCSAMPWGDPSYKSSNFLQHLLHRHKFSYDTFVDYSIDEEAALQAALALSLAEN; encoded by the exons ATGATGGCGATGTTTCGGAGCTTTGTCTCGGCGGGCGCCCAGCTCCGccagcagcagccgcagcagcagcagcagcagcagcagcccagcgGCGGCTCAGGCCCGCTGGCAGCCCCGGCGGAGGGCATCGAGAGCCAGTTCTCCTGCCCCATCTGCCTGGAGGTCTACCACAAACCCGTCAGCATCGCCAGCTGCGCTCACAC GTTCTGTGGGGAGTGCCTGCAGCCGTGTCTTCAGGTGACCTCACCCCTCTGCCCTCTCTGCCGTGTGCCCTTTGAACCCAAGAAAGTGGAGCGCTCCTCCAGTGTGGACAAGCAGCTTGCCTCATACAAAGCTCCTTGCCGGGGCTGTAGCAAGAAG gtggCTCTGGTGAAGATGAGGTCCCACATTGCTTCCTGTTCTAAAGTACAGGAGCAGATAGCCAACTGTCCCAAGTTTGTCCCTGTGGTCCCCACCTCCCAGCCTATACCAAG CAATATTCCGAACCGGTCAACGTTTGTGTGTCCATTCTGCGGGGCCAGGAACCTGGACCAGCAGGAGCTGGTGAAGCACTGTATGGAAAACCACCGTAATGACCCTAATAAAGTG gtgtgtcccGTGTGCTCAGCCATGCCATGGGGAGACCCCAGCTACAAGAGCTCTAACTTCCTCCAGCATCTCCTCCATAGGCACAAGTTCTCGTATGACACCTTTGTT GACTACAGCATTGATGAAGAGGCAGCACTGCAGGCAGCTCTGGCTCTGTCGCTGGCTGAAAACTGA
- the ctu2 gene encoding cytoplasmic tRNA 2-thiolation protein 2 isoform X2 yields MCQVDEDYRDLLEGAEVPSVSKKCVKCKEAPAAVVIRAGDAYCRGCFKEYFIHKFRAMLGKNRIIFPGEKVLLAVSGGPSSCSMLSQVLEGLSQNAHKKLRFLPGIVHIDEGGAVGQSEEGRRRTLAELQSVFKATGYPFHFVPLEQVLDLPTSVVVTEPPPSARPASAYKAAVGHFNQNDSSGTSLPAVQEQEDTSPPAVQEQEDTSPPAVQEQEDTSPPAVQEQEDTSPPAVQEQEDTSPPAVQEQEDTSPPAVQASHTQSLQQLMGSAKTLTAREDLLNTLRQHLLVHTARTEGYSKVMLGDSCTRLAVKLLTSISLGRGAQLAQDTGFSDSRYGDVTLVRPMRDYSAKEIAFYNRMFSVPSVFIAGLDSKTTDKASIQRLTESFVTKLQADFPSTVSTIYRTSEKLQTACQSSSSADHCDRCLLCMCVLDTAVENASAFTATLISEQLSQTKSPGATRPRQPPVEADSTAPTGQSCSSGGGEHCGKAASGGGCCSSARGAGAGAAGLRSLLCYSCQLTIKDMSSLEGLPQYILSEAQRRQRRSKMREDISEFLLDHSDDGD; encoded by the exons ATGTGTCAGGTGGATGAAGACTACCGTGATCTGCTGGAGGGCGCGGAGGTACCCAG TGTTTCCAAGAAATGTGTCAAATGCAAAGAGGCGCCTGCAGCTGTGGTGATCAGAGCAGGAGATGCATACTGCAG GGGCTGTTTCAAGGAATACTTCATTCATAAGTTCAGAGCCATGCTGGGCAAAAACAGGATCATTTTCCCTGGAGAGAAG GTGTTGCTGGCTGTGTCTGGAGGTCCTTCTTCCTGCTCGATGCTCAGTCAAGTCCTAGAG GGTTTGAGTCAGAATGCTCACAAGAAGCTGAGGTTCTTACCGGGCATTGTCCACATTGATG AGGGAGGGGCCGTAGGCCAGTCTGAGGAGGGGAGACGGAGGACGCTGGCCgagctgcagtctgtgtttaAAGCCACTGGTTACCCCTTCCACTTTGTGCCTCTGGAGCAG GTTCTTGACCTTCCCACTTCAGTTGTGGTGACAGAGCCGCCGCCTTCAGCACGACCAGCCAGCGCCTACAAAGCAGCTGTGGGTCACTTCAATCAGAACGACAGCAGTGGCACATCACTACCTGCTGtccaggagcaggaggacacatCACCGCCTGCTGtccaggagcaggaggacacatCACCGCCTGCTGtccaggagcaggaggacacatCACCGCCTGCTGtccaggagcaggaggacacatCACCGCCTGCTGtccaggagcaggaggacacatCACCGCCTGCTGtccaggagcaggaggacacatCACCGCCTGCTGTCCAGGCctcccacacacagtcactgcagcagctgatggGCTCTGCTAAGACGCTGACGGCCAGAGAAGACCTGCTGAACACACTAAG GCAGCACCTGCTGGTGCACACAGCGCGGACCGAAGGCTACAGTAAAGTGATGCTGGGAGACAGCTGCACCAGACTGGCTGTCAAACTGCTCACCAGTATATCACTGggcagaggagcacagctggcCCAGgacacg GGTTTCTCAGACTCCAGGTACGGTGACGTCACATTAGTGAGGCCGATGAGGGACTACTCCGCTAAAGAAATCGCTTTCTACAACCGGATGTTCAGCGTGCCGTCTGTTTTCATAGCAGGCCTGGACAGTAAG ACGACAGACAAGGCCAGTATCCAGCGTCTGACCGAGAGCTTTGTCACTAAGCTGCAAGCAGACTTCCCCTCCACCGTCAGCACCATCTACAG GACCAGTGAGAAGCTGCAGACAGCGTGTCAGAGCTCCTCCTCAGCGGACCACTGCGACAGATGTCTGCTGTGCATGTGCGTGCTGGACACCGCTGTTG AGAATGCTTCAGCCTTCACGGCCACGCTGATCTCAGAGCAGCTCTCCCAGACTAAATCTCCAGGAGCTACCAGGCCAAGACAACCCCCAG tggaGGCAGATTCCACTGCTCCCACTGGACAGTCCTGCTCCTCTGGGGGAGGAGAGCATTGTGGGAAAGCTGCAAGTGGTGGGGGCTGCTGTTCTTCTGCCAG GGGGGCGGGGGCGGGGGCGGCCGGGCTGAGGAGCCTCCTGTGTTACAGCTGTCAGCTGACCATCAAAGACATG TCGTCGTTGGAAGGTCTCCCGCAGTACATCCTGTCAGAGGCTCAGAGGCGTCAGAGGAG GTCCAAGATGAGAGAGGACATCAGCGAGTTCCTGTTGGATCACAGCGATGACGGCGATTAG
- the ctu2 gene encoding cytoplasmic tRNA 2-thiolation protein 2 isoform X1, which produces MCQVDEDYRDLLEGAEVPSVSKKCVKCKEAPAAVVIRAGDAYCRGCFKEYFIHKFRAMLGKNRIIFPGEKVLLAVSGGPSSCSMLSQVLEGLSQNAHKKLRFLPGIVHIDEGGAVGQSEEGRRRTLAELQSVFKATGYPFHFVPLEQVLDLPTSVVVTEPPPSARPASAYKAAVGHFNQNDSSGTSLPAVQEQEDTSPPAVQEQEDTSPPAVQEQEDTSPPAVQEQEDTSPPAVQEQEDTSPPAVQEQEDTSPPAVQASHTQSLQQLMGSAKTLTAREDLLNTLRQHLLVHTARTEGYSKVMLGDSCTRLAVKLLTSISLGRGAQLAQDTGFSDSRYGDVTLVRPMRDYSAKEIAFYNRMFSVPSVFIAGLDSKTTDKASIQRLTESFVTKLQADFPSTVSTIYRTSEKLQTACQSSSSADHCDRCLLCMCVLDTAVENASAFTATLISEQLSQTKSPGATRPRQPPAAVEADSTAPTGQSCSSGGGEHCGKAASGGGCCSSARGAGAGAAGLRSLLCYSCQLTIKDMSSLEGLPQYILSEAQRRQRRSKMREDISEFLLDHSDDGD; this is translated from the exons ATGTGTCAGGTGGATGAAGACTACCGTGATCTGCTGGAGGGCGCGGAGGTACCCAG TGTTTCCAAGAAATGTGTCAAATGCAAAGAGGCGCCTGCAGCTGTGGTGATCAGAGCAGGAGATGCATACTGCAG GGGCTGTTTCAAGGAATACTTCATTCATAAGTTCAGAGCCATGCTGGGCAAAAACAGGATCATTTTCCCTGGAGAGAAG GTGTTGCTGGCTGTGTCTGGAGGTCCTTCTTCCTGCTCGATGCTCAGTCAAGTCCTAGAG GGTTTGAGTCAGAATGCTCACAAGAAGCTGAGGTTCTTACCGGGCATTGTCCACATTGATG AGGGAGGGGCCGTAGGCCAGTCTGAGGAGGGGAGACGGAGGACGCTGGCCgagctgcagtctgtgtttaAAGCCACTGGTTACCCCTTCCACTTTGTGCCTCTGGAGCAG GTTCTTGACCTTCCCACTTCAGTTGTGGTGACAGAGCCGCCGCCTTCAGCACGACCAGCCAGCGCCTACAAAGCAGCTGTGGGTCACTTCAATCAGAACGACAGCAGTGGCACATCACTACCTGCTGtccaggagcaggaggacacatCACCGCCTGCTGtccaggagcaggaggacacatCACCGCCTGCTGtccaggagcaggaggacacatCACCGCCTGCTGtccaggagcaggaggacacatCACCGCCTGCTGtccaggagcaggaggacacatCACCGCCTGCTGtccaggagcaggaggacacatCACCGCCTGCTGTCCAGGCctcccacacacagtcactgcagcagctgatggGCTCTGCTAAGACGCTGACGGCCAGAGAAGACCTGCTGAACACACTAAG GCAGCACCTGCTGGTGCACACAGCGCGGACCGAAGGCTACAGTAAAGTGATGCTGGGAGACAGCTGCACCAGACTGGCTGTCAAACTGCTCACCAGTATATCACTGggcagaggagcacagctggcCCAGgacacg GGTTTCTCAGACTCCAGGTACGGTGACGTCACATTAGTGAGGCCGATGAGGGACTACTCCGCTAAAGAAATCGCTTTCTACAACCGGATGTTCAGCGTGCCGTCTGTTTTCATAGCAGGCCTGGACAGTAAG ACGACAGACAAGGCCAGTATCCAGCGTCTGACCGAGAGCTTTGTCACTAAGCTGCAAGCAGACTTCCCCTCCACCGTCAGCACCATCTACAG GACCAGTGAGAAGCTGCAGACAGCGTGTCAGAGCTCCTCCTCAGCGGACCACTGCGACAGATGTCTGCTGTGCATGTGCGTGCTGGACACCGCTGTTG AGAATGCTTCAGCCTTCACGGCCACGCTGATCTCAGAGCAGCTCTCCCAGACTAAATCTCCAGGAGCTACCAGGCCAAGACAACCCCCAG ctgcagtggaGGCAGATTCCACTGCTCCCACTGGACAGTCCTGCTCCTCTGGGGGAGGAGAGCATTGTGGGAAAGCTGCAAGTGGTGGGGGCTGCTGTTCTTCTGCCAG GGGGGCGGGGGCGGGGGCGGCCGGGCTGAGGAGCCTCCTGTGTTACAGCTGTCAGCTGACCATCAAAGACATG TCGTCGTTGGAAGGTCTCCCGCAGTACATCCTGTCAGAGGCTCAGAGGCGTCAGAGGAG GTCCAAGATGAGAGAGGACATCAGCGAGTTCCTGTTGGATCACAGCGATGACGGCGATTAG
- the cdk1 gene encoding cyclin-dependent kinase 1, with amino-acid sequence MEDYLKIEKIGEGTYGVVYKGRHKATGQVVAMKKIRLESEEEGVPSTAVREVSLLQELKHPNVVRLLDVLMQESRLYLIFEFLSMDLKKYLDSIPSGQYMEPMLVKSYLYQILEGIYFCHCRRVLHRDLKPQNLLIDNKGVIKLADFGLARAFGVPVRVYTHEVVTLWYRAPEVLLGSPRYSTPVDVWSTGTIFAELATKKPLFHGDSEIDQLFRIFRTLGTPNNDVWPDVESLPDYKNTFPKWKSGNLSSMVKNLDKNGLDLLAKTLTYNPSKRISAREAMTHPYFDDLDKSTLPAASINKI; translated from the exons ATGGAAGACTACctgaaaatagagaaaattgGAGAAG GTACCTATGGAGTGGTGTATAAGGGCAGGCACAAGGCCACAGGGCAGGTTGTGGCCATGAAGAAGATCCGTctggagagtgaggaggagggcgTTCCCAGCACTGCTGTCAGAGAGGTTTCTCTGCTTCAAGAGCTGAAGCACCCCAATGTTGTGAG GCTCCTGGATGTCCTGATGCAGGAATCTCGCCTCTACCTCATCTTTGAGTTCCTGTCCATGGACCTGAAGAAGTACCTGGACTCCATCCCATCTGGCCAATACATGGAGCCTATGCTGGTCAAG AGCTACCTTTACCAGATCCTGGAGGgtatttatttctgtcactgtcGTCGAGTCCTCCACCGGGACCTGAAACCCCAGAACCTCTTGATTGACAACAAGGGAGTCATCAAACTGGCTGACTTTGGCCTGGCTCGGGCCTTTGGTGTTCCTGTCAGGGTCTACACCCATGAG gtTGTAACTCTTTGGTACCGGGCTCCAGAGGTCCTCCTTGGTTCACCCCGATATTCTACCCCTGTGGATGTTTGGAGCACCGGGACCATCTTTGCTGAACTGGCCACCAAGAAGCCTCTGTTCCACGGAGACTCTGAGATTGATCAGCTCTTCAGGATTTTCAG GACTCTGGGAACTCCAAACAATGACGTGTGGCCTGATGTAGAGAGCCTACCTGACTACAAAAACACCTTCCCTAAATGGAAGTCTGGCAACCTGTCCTCAATGGTGAAAAACCTGGACAAGAATGGCCTGGATCTACTAGCA AAAACGCTGACCTACAATCCTTCCAAGAGGATCTCTGCGCGTGAGGCCATGACTCACCCTTACTTTGATGACTTGGACAAATCCACCCTGCCTGCTGCCAGCATCAACAAAATCTAA